gattaatagtaataataataataataataatcatatacCAATGTTAATGATGCCCTAAGATACATAAACTGATAAAAGTTTCAGAGAGAAACAGATATGCAGTAATGGAGTTTGGTACCTTTGATGAGAGGAAGAATTTGATGTCAGATCTCAAGAATCAAGATCAAACAACTTGATCATAATCCTCAAACAATTCTTCTTCCAATCCCAATAATAAGAAAATATTCAGTATAATATTAAGATCCAAAACAATCTAGATTTACATAAGCTCAAATCAAGCTACAAATATAGGAAACCAATGAAATCAACTAATATAATTCATCACTTGAGGACAGATAAAAGAAACAGAAGACAAGATCTTGTTCTGGTTCTTGTTCCGGTTGGTGAGTGCTGTTACATTGACAAACTGACGATCACCTCCGGCGACGGCCGTCGGAGTAGTGTGAGAGAGGAACAACCTCCGCCAACGGAGTAGATAACGGCGTCGGAAGCGGCGAGCTCCGACAAACAGGACAACTCGCGTTCAGTTTCAACCAAGCGTCGACGCAAGTCAAGTGAAAACAGTGCTTACAATCAGGCAACATCCGCATCATCTCCGCCTCTCTATATTCGCACAAACAAATCGCGCAAAGAGTTTCAATCCCTTTCGGAATCCCTTTCGAGAACGGAAACTTAGGGTACGAGTTGATAACGGACTGATCCAGTCCAACAACAACGTTCAGATCTTCGTTGTTCTCTTCGTCGACGAAAATTATGCTGGGGACGAAGACGCCGTTATCGGAACCACCGCCGTTAGGGTTTCGAATTTGGTTGCGGTGTGTATGACGGTGGCGGAAGCAGATGTATGATGCTAGAAGAAGGGAGGAGAAGAGGACGAGGAATCCGAAAGCGATGGCGATTGCGTAACCGAGACCAAGGTTGGTTATGT
The genomic region above belongs to Lactuca sativa cultivar Salinas chromosome 4, Lsat_Salinas_v11, whole genome shotgun sequence and contains:
- the LOC111878532 gene encoding RING-H2 finger protein ATL67; translation: MSTTILYPPPPPPQQQQLSSVTHYYITNLGLGYAIAIAFGFLVLFSSLLLASYICFRHRHTHRNQIRNPNGGGSDNGVFVPSIIFVDEENNEDLNVVVGLDQSVINSYPKFPFSKGIPKGIETLCAICLCEYREAEMMRMLPDCKHCFHLTCVDAWLKLNASCPVCRSSPLPTPLSTPLAEVVPLSHYSDGRRRR